TTAGGCTGAGCCGTGTGGCTCAGCCTAATTTACGTGAAACCGGAACTCCACCTAGTTGCTTATTGAAAGTTGTTCGCACCGTAAAATCCAGAGCTCATAGCGCCTTGGTTGCCGCCGAATGCTGCGTTAGACAGGTCCTCTTGAATATGCTGACGTACCTGTTGTGGATTTGTGCCGAATTGGCCCAGTGTACCACCGAAAGCGCCAGCTTGGCTGCCCATGCCCATTGCAGCGCCTTGTGCACCCATACCCATCATGCCAGCACCTTGTCCACCCATACCCATCATGCCGGCACCTTGTCCACCCATACCCATCATGCCAGCACTTTGGCCTTGGTTACCACCAAATGCTGCGGTTTGCAAGTCCTCTTGAATGTGTTGACGAACTTGTTGTGGGTTGGTGCCGAATTGACCCAGCGTGTTGCCACCAAAAGCACCAGCTTGGCCGTCCATGCCCATACCAGCACCTTGTGCGCCCATGCCCATCATGCCAGCACCTTGACCTTGGCTACCGCCAAATGCTGCGTTTTGCAAGTCCTCTTGAATGTGTTGACGAACTTGCTGTGGGTTGGTGCCGAATTGACCCAGCGTGTTGCCACCAAAAGCACCAGCTTGGCCGCCCATGCCCATACCAGCACCTTGTCCACCCATGCTCATGCCAGCGCCTTGTGCACCCATACCCATACCCATACCCATGCCAGCGCCTTGGCCTTGGCTTCCGCCAAATGCTGCGTTTTGCAAGTCCTCTTGGATATGTTGGCGAACTTGCTGAGGATTTGTCCCAAACTGACCGAGCGTGCTGTTGCCAAATTGTTGACCAAACTGCGCTTGTGCACCATAGCCGAGCTGTTGGCCCTGTTGGCCGCGTACTTGTGCAGGTACAGAGCTAATCGCTTGTTGCATAGCAGCGCCATTCACGGAGCCTTGTCTAACGGCCATGCCGCCCATTTGTTGACCGCCAAACGCACTCTGCAAGTCTTCTTGGATGTGTTGACGAACAACTTGCGGATCCGTTCCGAATTGGCCAAACGTGCTGTTGCCGTACTGTTGGCCCATCTGCGATGCGCCGCCAAAACCTTGATTCATCGCATTGAAGCCACCAAATGACTGATTGCCAAACTGTTGCATTTGTTCAGCTCCCTTTCAATATTGGAGTAGGGTCATGCGGTTAAAGTATGCGCACATATTTGGTGGCACATGCGCTCTTATTTCATATATGCAACCTTTTTCAGGAAAAAAGTTTGCTAAGGAAGAGCCGTTCATGTGCCGGCACAACGCAAAGAAGGGGCTAAGATTCCCTGTCAGACCCGACAGAGTATCTAGCCCCATAAAAAACACCAGGATTAAACCTTTTCAGCCATCGACCAATCGTGTGTCATGCTGCCTTCAAGATACTTTTCGACGTCCATCGCAGCTTTGCATCCTGACCCGGCCGCAGTGATCGCTTGGCGATAGCGAGCATCCATCACGTCACCGCAAGCAAAAACGGCTTCAACTGATGTTTGAGATGTTGCACCTTGGGTAACGATGTACCCTACTTCGTCCGTGACCACTTGGCCATTTAGGAACTCGGTATTTGGCCGATGCCCGATTGCCACGAAAACCCCATCCGCTTCAATGACTCTTCGTTCCCCTGTGTCGTTGTCGACGACTTGAAGTCCAGTGACTTTGTTCCCGTCGCTTTTGACCTCTTCTGTTGTCACGTTCAAGACCCATTTGATTTTCTCGTTTGCACGGGCGCGCTCTTGCATCACTTTCGATGCGCGCAATTCGTTACGGCGATGAACGATTGTAACTTCCGAGGCGAATTTCGTTAAGAACGTCGCTTCCTCCATGGCGGAGTCGCCGCCACCGACAACTATGACTCGCTTGTTTCTAAAGAAGAACCCGTCACACGTGGCACAGGTTGAAACCCCGCGACCAATCAAGTCGGATTCCCCAGGGATGCCGAGCATCTTCGCCGAGGCACCAGTCGCAAGAATGACTGCGTCTGCTGTGTACTCCTTGTCCTTGTCCACCGTGACGCGAAGCGGCTTGGTGCTAAAGTCAACGGACGTTGCTCTCCCCCGCTGGAACTCGGCTCCAAAGCGCTCTGCCTGCTTCTTCATGTTGTCCATCAGCTCGGGTCCCATGATGCCGTCAATAAACCCTGGGAAGTTTTCGATCTCGGTCGTCAACGTAAGCTGTCCACCCGGCTCGTCACCTTCGATGACCAACGGTTCCAGATTAGCGCGGGCACTATATATGGCGGCCGTATATCCGGCCGGACCGGTTCCAAGAATCATAACCTTGCGATGTTCCATGTAACATCCCTCCGTGTTTAATATTGCCACAGGATCGCACAATAAAAAAGTAAGCTAGGTTCGCAGATGACATGTTGCCCTGCGTCCTCAACCGTAGACACCTAAATTGACACGTCAGCATATATCCCTGCACGCTCGTCGAACTGGAGATTCACCGTAACTTGACGTGGCGCTACGCGCTCTCGATTGGATACGAAATCGGCCACGGCATCAACCAAATCCTTTTCGCTTAAAGGAGGCTCGGAATAACCGTTTATACGAATCCCCGCACTAAATCCGTCACGAGGATGGTACATCAACTCGACATCAACATCTTCCGGCGCGCACCGACGAATGTCAGCAACGTATTCGCAACATGCATCCGCGACGGCTTGTTCGTCAAGATAACGATAGGATGGGTCATCACGACCAAACACGTTTATCCCCTCCAGTTATGCGTCGACCAACGTGTGATAACGCACCTGATCCGTCATAGGATCCCCTATATACGACGCCGCAATGTATCAGGGTCGCCAGACCAAGGGCAATGTCTATTCTATATTATATCCGGCGCATTGACCCAGGTTGCGGATACACTGGCGGCGGCACAAACTAACTGGCCATCCTTCACTACGATATCAAAACGAGCCCGCGTTACCTCGGGAACGTCTTCGACCCACTGTGATAGGCGCAGAATCATATCAATGACCGTATCCCTACAATTCTTATCAAAAGAACCTTCATATCTTCCACGTGCTTCCCGCCAAATACCCTCTGCATCTGCATCCGTCAACGGTACCAGCCGCATTGCGGGGACGAGTGGTTGTCCGACTTGATCCTGGACAGTGGATTCACCAGAAGTATGCCCACCCAAGTCAAGTCGAATCAACGGTCCGAACAGTGGGTCTGAATCGACTCGAACGACGATTTGAGCTTGCGGCGGCTGAACTTTCTCATTTTCGAACTCGAGCGATATACCCAGAGACTGAACGACACTTCGAACCTGCTTTTCGTTCAGCGACGTAGATGTCGTCATCGTGTCAAATGCACTCCGGATGGTGTCGCGTGCAGCCTGTGTGTCGATGTCCGCCAAATCCGGAATATGACCAGGATCACGATCCCGATACTCATGATACGCTGATACCTTTGCAAGCGCTCGAACAGCCTGCTCTGGGAATGGATAGATAGGAATCTGCCTGTCAGAATCCACTTCGAGATAGCGAACACGGTAATCGCCAGTCGTCAGGAAGTTCGCCACAACTGGCTTTTCATACGGATGGCGGACGCCGGGCTGCGGCGGATCGTTTGCTACTTCGCACAGGGCGGCGGAAATCGCCACGCGCACAGCTTCCTCATACGAAGGACCGACCGGTGTGAACAGGACGACGACGGCATCGACGGCCGGATCGCGTAAAACCTGTGGCAGCACTACACGATAGCTTTCAGCCAAGGCCTCAAAACCGAGATTCATCACCGGTGACACGAACTCAAGACCTTCCCTCAATAAACGATCAACCGTCATCACCGCCCCTCCCGCAGTGTTCGTCACGATGGCCACACGACGGCCCGCATGGCACTCACCTGCACGCAGAAGGACAGCGACGTCGAATAATTCCTGGAGTGTATCCACGCGGATGATACCGGTCTGCCGAAACATGGCTTCCACTGTTGCATCCTCAGCGGCCACAGCCACGGTCCGACTCTTTGCAACGTCAACGCTCACGGGCGTGCGTGCGCTCTTGACGGCCAAAATCGGCTTGTTGCGCGTGATCCGCCGCGTAATGCGCGTGAATTTTCGCGGATTACCAAACGATTCAAGATACAGTAAAATCATGTCCGTCTCTGGATCAGACTCCCAGTACTGAAGTACGTCGTTACCCGATACATCCGCCCGATTGCCCAGGCTGACAAAACTCGAAATGCCCAGCCCAATGCGCGTTGCATAGTCCAGTATGGTGATCCCCAGGGCACCGGAGTGCGAGGCAATGGCAACACGACCGTGTTCCGGAACCTGGGGTGAAAAACTTGCATTTAATTGTAACTCTGGATCCAGTTGAATGAGTCCAAGACTGTTTGGCCCAATTAAACGACATCCTGCAGTGCGGAGTCGCTGTAAAAGCTCCCTCTCCAACTCCCTGCCTGGCGGATCGGTATCCGAAAACCCTGAGGAGACAACCATGACAGCCTTGACACCCGCGGCGATACAATCGTCGACGACAGAAAGGATCTGACTGGCAGGAACGACAAGAACGGCGAGATCGACCGGCTCGGGCACGTCGGCGAGCGTGGGATACGCTTTCACAGCGGCGACTGACGCTGCCGTCGGGTTGACCGGGTAGACCGTGCCCCGATAGTCGCTGTTCAGTATATGACGGAATATCACATGACCGAGTCGATCCGGCGTCCGCGAAGCTCCCACGACTGCGACCGACCTCGGATGAAAAAAGCTGTGTAGTGAGGCCGCCGTTGCCAGTCGTTCACGCGTCTCCTGCAAAGCACGACTGCGTTCATTATGTCGGAGTGTCCAAACCAAGTGAATGACACCTGACTCCTGATTGCTTGTCATGGAAAAACCGCTCGCTCGGAACACATGCATCATGCGTTCGTTGTCCGTGTGAACGTTCGCCTCGAACTGCCGAATGCCATTTAAATATGCGCGTTCAGCTAGATTCTCTAACAACAAGGACCCTAGACCTCGATGTTGAGCATTGTCGTCAACGAGAAATGTAACCTCGGCACTGTAATCGCCCACTCGTTGATAGCTACCTATTCCAAGGGCCCGATGACCATCTGTACACATTAGCGTGAGGGCAGATGCGCCTCCATCCCCCACCATCTTCGCAATGGTTGTATCGTCAAACTCACGAATAACTTGAAAGAATCGAAAGTATAAGCTTTCTTCCGAAGCAGATAAGAGGAGATTTCGAATTAGTTCCTTATCTGTTGGTGTATTTTCAGCCTTGCGCAAATCGGCAACGTATCCGTCCCGCAGGATGACGCGAGCCATAAGAATGTCCCCCTGGTATGTACCGAAGTATACAAAAAGGCTACCCAAGCACGTGCACCCAGGTAGCAAGCATAGCGTATTACTTTTGATAAGCCCCGTCTAGGAATGTCTCCACTTGCTCCTTTGACTTGGCGTCGCGGCTGAATAAACGCGCTACTTCTTTACCGTTGTCATATGCAATAAATGTTGGAATGCCCAAAATCTCCAGCTTCTCACCGAGGTCAGGAAGTTCGTCGCGATTCGCTCGTACCATGGAAAACGAGTCCTTGTACTTCTCTTCCCATTCCCCAAAGTACGGCTCGATCCGCTTACAATCAGGACACCAGTCTGCGTAGAACTCCACCATGACACGACCCTTACTTGTCGTTTGATTGTATTCGTCGTTTGACCGAATGTCGTTCATTATTGGGTCTCCTCTCTTTACGGTCCTATTATACCGCGAAGCACCGATGTGGAAAAACTCGACACAATATTGTCGAACGAGCTCGGTGATA
This is a stretch of genomic DNA from Alicyclobacillus dauci. It encodes these proteins:
- the trxB gene encoding thioredoxin-disulfide reductase, which produces MEHRKVMILGTGPAGYTAAIYSARANLEPLVIEGDEPGGQLTLTTEIENFPGFIDGIMGPELMDNMKKQAERFGAEFQRGRATSVDFSTKPLRVTVDKDKEYTADAVILATGASAKMLGIPGESDLIGRGVSTCATCDGFFFRNKRVIVVGGGDSAMEEATFLTKFASEVTIVHRRNELRASKVMQERARANEKIKWVLNVTTEEVKSDGNKVTGLQVVDNDTGERRVIEADGVFVAIGHRPNTEFLNGQVVTDEVGYIVTQGATSQTSVEAVFACGDVMDARYRQAITAAGSGCKAAMDVEKYLEGSMTHDWSMAEKV
- a CDS encoding bifunctional acetate--CoA ligase family protein/GNAT family N-acetyltransferase, coding for MARVILRDGYVADLRKAENTPTDKELIRNLLLSASEESLYFRFFQVIREFDDTTIAKMVGDGGASALTLMCTDGHRALGIGSYQRVGDYSAEVTFLVDDNAQHRGLGSLLLENLAERAYLNGIRQFEANVHTDNERMMHVFRASGFSMTSNQESGVIHLVWTLRHNERSRALQETRERLATAASLHSFFHPRSVAVVGASRTPDRLGHVIFRHILNSDYRGTVYPVNPTAASVAAVKAYPTLADVPEPVDLAVLVVPASQILSVVDDCIAAGVKAVMVVSSGFSDTDPPGRELERELLQRLRTAGCRLIGPNSLGLIQLDPELQLNASFSPQVPEHGRVAIASHSGALGITILDYATRIGLGISSFVSLGNRADVSGNDVLQYWESDPETDMILLYLESFGNPRKFTRITRRITRNKPILAVKSARTPVSVDVAKSRTVAVAAEDATVEAMFRQTGIIRVDTLQELFDVAVLLRAGECHAGRRVAIVTNTAGGAVMTVDRLLREGLEFVSPVMNLGFEALAESYRVVLPQVLRDPAVDAVVVLFTPVGPSYEEAVRVAISAALCEVANDPPQPGVRHPYEKPVVANFLTTGDYRVRYLEVDSDRQIPIYPFPEQAVRALAKVSAYHEYRDRDPGHIPDLADIDTQAARDTIRSAFDTMTTSTSLNEKQVRSVVQSLGISLEFENEKVQPPQAQIVVRVDSDPLFGPLIRLDLGGHTSGESTVQDQVGQPLVPAMRLVPLTDADAEGIWREARGRYEGSFDKNCRDTVIDMILRLSQWVEDVPEVTRARFDIVVKDGQLVCAAASVSATWVNAPDII
- a CDS encoding thioredoxin family protein; translation: MNDIRSNDEYNQTTSKGRVMVEFYADWCPDCKRIEPYFGEWEEKYKDSFSMVRANRDELPDLGEKLEILGIPTFIAYDNGKEVARLFSRDAKSKEQVETFLDGAYQK
- a CDS encoding DUF2653 family protein is translated as MFGRDDPSYRYLDEQAVADACCEYVADIRRCAPEDVDVELMYHPRDGFSAGIRINGYSEPPLSEKDLVDAVADFVSNRERVAPRQVTVNLQFDERAGIYADVSI